The genomic region AATTGCAACTTTAATTGCTGCTCCTTTATTTGGAACATGGGGAGATAAAATCGGCACTCAAAAGATTTTGATGGGGGGCTTAGTTTTCGCAATGCTTGTTTATATTCCACAGGCCTTTGTGAATAATGTTTGGCAATTAGCATTTTTACGCTTTTTAGTTGGAATATCAGACGCAGCATTATTACCACAAGTACAAACATTGCTTGCTAAATACTCACCTCATCAATATTCAGGCAGAATTTTCAGTTATAACCAATCCGCCCAATTTATGGGGAATATTTTTGGCCCCTTGATTGGTTCAACTGTTTCTGGTGCTTTTGGATATGGCGGAGTATTTTTATCCACAGCTGCATTGGTTGCAGTCAATCTTACATGGGTACATCACAGTACCAAAGATTTACAAAAAGCCCAATAAAATATTTATTTATGCAAGAGATAATTTGAATAACAAATTACCTCTTTTTATTTGCCAATATTATGCTATAATTATCCACAACAGGGGGTAGGTTATCATACGTTAAGGGCCATTGGAACGGAATGTGAACTTTGGTTGAAGCCGTCAGGTGCGCATGATAACCGCATTCACCAAATAATATGGCGCGTGCAATCCTTCCCTTGTGTACACGGGAGGTTTTTTTATGTCCAAATTATCATGGAAAAGTCCGAAATTAAATATTCGGACTGTTACTGTTTCAGCGTTATTACTTGCCTTACAAATCATTTTGGGCAAGTTGTCAATCGGTGATCCAACCGTCTTGAAAGTCGGTTTAGGCTTCATCGGAACTGGGCTTATTGGTTACTTACTAGGGCCATGGCTCGGTGGGGTATTACTTGTATTGGAAGACATCGTTTCTCATACTATTTTCAGTTCAGGAAGCGTCTTTTTCCCAGGTTTTACTTTCTCAGCATTCTTCACTGGTGTAATTGCTGGTATGTTCTTATACCAACAAAAAATCACATGGCAACGGATGTTTATATATGAATTTGTTCAAATTCTAGTTTCAAATGTGATTTTCACAACTTTATGGCTTTACATATTAAGTATGACATCAGCACACCATACAACATTTATGGCATTATTAGCAGTGCGGATGCCTAAGGAAATCATTTCATGGCCAATTGAATCATTAGTGATGTTTGTAATTTTGAGGGCTGTTTCAAAAATCAAAATGGACGCCATTAAAAATAATTAAAATTAGCTATTTAAAAAGCCGAGACATGTCTCGGCTTTTTTTATTTATGTCTTTCAGCAATCCGTTGTTTCAAAATTGCACTACCGTAAATCAATGATTCAATTACTGTAATGAAGAAACTGACTGGCCAATCTGTAAGGTAGCTTAATGTTAATCCTAGCCAAATTCCAGTTAGTGCAAAAATGAATGTTAATCCAATCATTTTCCACAATGAATGAACATAGTATTTAGCAGCGGATGCAGGAATTGTTAATAATACGAAAATCAACAATGCCCCAATAATTTGTGCAGTGATACTTACAGTTAATGCAAGCATTACTAAGAATAAAATTGAAATCAACTTATTGAAGTTTTGATTGTATTCAGCACCTTGAGCATCGAAAGAACTATATGCTAACTTGCGGAAGGTGAAGAAAATCAAAATCAATAAGAAGATACTTAAACAAACAAGATCACGTAAATTAGTAGCGTCAATTCCGACGATACTTCCGAATAAAATACTTGTGGCGTAGTTTGCCTGCTTATTTGATAGTGAAAGGAAAAGAACCCCTAAACCTAAGAATAAGCCAGAGAAAACTGAAATTGAAGATTCTCGCCGAGAAACTTTTTCACCTGATAAACCAATGAAAAGGGCGCTACAACAAGTGAAAAGTAACATTCCAGCTAAGGGGGAAATTCCTAACCAAACACCAAAACTTGCTCCGGAAAATCCAATTTCAGAAAGCGTATGAGTAAAGAAGGAAGTTTGGCGTGCAATGACGAAAACTCCCATTACACTACAAATTAAAGCAATGAAAATACCAGCGGTAAATGCATAGCGCATGAATGCATAGTCAAACATTTAAGCCTCTCCTTTCTTGGCCATCAAAGCAGTTTGATTAGCCAAGTGTAATTCATAATCTGCGTATTGATCGATTAATTCTGCATCGTGAGTGATAAATAGGACTGTTAAGTTGCGTTTTGCCATGATTTTCTTCAAAAGCTTCAATAGAAAATGCTTTGCAGTCCGATCTAAGCTCGCAGTTGCTTCATCAAGAATCAATAGTTCAGGGTTAGAGCAAAGTGCTTGAGCAAGATAAGCACGTTGTTTTTCCCCACCAGAAGCTCGGCCTAATGGTTGATTTTGAATTTCGTCTAATTTTGTATCCTTTAAAATAGCATCTAATTTAGCGTTCATTGCTTTCGAGTTCCAAGGCAAAATGCGATGCTTAAAACCTAAAGCAACAAAATCGCGGATGCATAAAGGATATTCATCATCAATATTACGCAATTGCGGTACATATTGAACTTTATCGCGTGTGATTGCGAAATGTGTATGAATTGTGTAATTGTGATCTAAATCTTGGAGTAAGTGTTTAACTAAAGTTGATTTTCCCACTCCGTTTTCACCCGTGATGCAAGTTAATGCATTTTGGGGAATTTCAAAGTTTAAGTCTTTAAATAGAGTGCGACCTGAGAATTGAATACTCAAGCCATTGACTTTTAAGATTGAATCCATGTTTTCTCCTTATTGTTGTACAATTTTTAAAATCTGATCAAGTTCACTGTTAAACCATTCAATGTAGGAAACGTTACTTGGCATTGTTTCTGTAACTTTAACAATCGGAGTGTTTTCTTGTTTACAGAGGTTAGCGATATTATTTACTAATTTACTTTCACTTTGCTTGTTTAAAACAAAGAAGGCAATTTCATGATTTTTAATCGCATTTTGTAATTTGGCAATGTCAGTGTATGAAGGATCAGAATCTTCTTCAACAGCCATACTAAAATGTTCATCGATAATTTCAAAGCCCATTGCTTTTAATGCATAGTCAAATGCAGGTTCACTAACAGCAACTTTTTTGTTGTGTTTGAGCTTTTTGATTTGTTGAATTTTAGTCTCTAATTGTTGTAATTGTTGCTTATACTTTTTGGCGTTTTGAACAAAATCGTCATGATATTGAGGCAACATCTTACTATATTGAGTTACTAATGCATCGGTTAGTTTGGCGATGTTTTGAGGGTCATACCATAAGTGTTCGTTGTCGCCGTCTTTAGCGTGAACGACATTAGCAACTGAAAGGTATTTTGTACCTTGAAGACGTTTGACCCATGTGTCATAACCGACACCGTTATAGATTACTAAGTTTGCCTTAGCAACAGTTTTGGCAGTTGAAACCGTTGGAGTAAAATCGTGAGGATCAACATTGGGACTATCGATAATTGATGTTACTTTTCCATGATCACCTAAAACCTTTTGGGCAATCTGACCATAAAAGTTAGTTGTCGCAACAACATCGATTTTAGTCAACTTTTGTTGATGCTGTTTCGTTGCTGATTGATTACAGCCAGCAAGCGTAACTCCGAGCAAGCAAATGCCAATTAAAAAAATAATTTTTTTGAAATATTTTTGCAAAAGAATGCTCCTTAAAAATTATATTAGTAATGATTACTTTTTAGATGATAAAGGGCATCAGATTGCCTGTCAAGCGTGTTTTGAGTGTTAATTTTGGATTACTATTTAGAATTGTTTCCTAATTGTTGATTTGATATAGAAAGGCGTTTGTTGATTACTATTAAGATAAAATTAAATTTTTTTATAAAAAGAAATTTGGGTATAAAAAAACTCTGCGTATTACATAATGTAAAGCGCAGAGAAAAAAGGAGTAAGTGATGATGAATAGAACTTGTATAGGAATGTGAGCTGAATCTAGGGGGAGATGGAGGCTCACATAAGTTCCTTCATCAGTATTTACATTATATGCTATTAAATTTTATAAGTCAATAAAAAATTTAAACATTATAGAAATGCGTAGCTATAAGTATTTGCGTAGCTTTTTTTCTAATATCGTTAACATATAAGGTGTATAGAAAGCGTCTGTTCCGTTAGTTGTTTCTTCTAAGAACGTGCTTTCAGCCTCATGTTCTTTTGCTTCCATTTGAGCAATAAATTCTTCTGTTTCATCGACATTGGTATGTGCATCTTGCAACCCACTAAATAGTATTAATGGAGCACATTTATGTGATGGAATTTGAAAAATTAATTCTTGTGGATCAGGTAATCCATATGCAATTCCAGCCTTGAATCGTAATGGCAATACCCGAGCATCTTCAGCATTCCAATCTTGTTGGTTGGCAGTCAATACACACAAGCTACTCAAGAAAGCACCTTGTTCTTCTCCCCAAATAAAATAACGATTTGTATCAATATCAAATTTATATGCATGCATTAGTAAGTGACGTAATGCGGTTTTTATTTGACAAACTTGTTCTTGTGCAATTCCAGTTAATTGGTTAGTTGGCAAAATCGCAATCGTAAATCCATGACTCGCTAATGTTAGTAGTGCAGGGAAGTGGTAATTTTCCTGCTTGACTCTTGCTTTTTGTGTTACAAAAAGAATTAATGGATTGTATTTAACTTGATTGCCCTTTTTAGCAGGAACAATAATGTGCATAACTTTATGCGGAGCAAACTCAATATTTAAATTTACCTTCGGATACTGATCCTCACAGGGCTCTTTTAAATAATCACTCATTAAAATAAAAAACCTCTCTAATTTTAAAATTGTAACTTACTATATAAGTATAACATTGATGAAAAAAGCCTAAAGTGAAATATCAGTAAAAATTAAATTATTTCTACCATATATATGAGTAATTATAAATTGTTAAAATGCCTTAATTGATTTGATTTGCACCTTGCTTTTAACGCATAAATAAATTACACTTATGTGTAGTGTGAAACACTAAAAAACTTCAATGTTTCACGAGAAAATGAAAGGAAATACCATGACACCAGAAGAATTTAAACAGGCATTAATGGAACATGGAATTGAACTTACTGATCAACAGATGCAACAGTTCGAGACTTATTATGAATTCCTTGTTCAAGCCAACCAATATGTAAATCTTACAGCAATCACAGCTAAAAAAGATGTGTATCTAAAACACTTTTATGATTCATTGCTACCAGTAATTGAATTACAGGAATTACGCAATGACGTAACTTTATGTGATGTCGGTGCTGGTGCAGGTTTCCCTTCGATTCCAATGAAAATTGTTTTTCCACAAATCAAAGTAACGATTGTTGATTCTTTAAATAAACGAATTAAGTTTTTAGAAGAACTCGTTAGTCGTTTAGACTTACAAGATGTATCATTACATCATGCTCGTGCAGAAGAATTTGCTGGTAAAAAGAGCAAGTTCCGCGAAAGTTTTGATTATGTAACTGCACGAGCCGTTGCCAGAATGACAGTACTGACTGAATTATGTCTGCCATTAGTTAAAATCGGTGGAAAGTTTATTGCGTTAAAAGCACAAAAAACTAAGGAAGAATTAGGGGATGCTACTAAAGCCATTCAAGCTTTAGGTGGGAAGTTAATTGCGGATGAAGAAACTGCATTACCAATTACTCATGATGAACGACATTTAGTCGTCATTGAAAAAGTTAAGGCAACGCCAAAGCAATATCCGCGCAAAGCAGGAACTCCTAATCGGAATCCAATTAAATAGACGTGAAAAGGAAGGAAACTTTATGGCATTCTTTTGGAACAAGAAAAAACAAAGTGTTAAATCAACAGAAGATCATCCTGAGACACAAGTTGAAAAGATCGAGATTAAGCAAATTATTCCTAACCGTTTTCAACCGCGTCAAGTTTTCAGCCAGCAAAAAATTACTGAGTTAGCAGAAACAATTAAGGAACATGGCTTATTACAACCAATCGTCTTACGTGAATACGAAGAAAATAAATATGAGATTATTGCCGGTGAACGTCGTTTCAGAGCAATTAAATATTTAGGTTGGAGTGAAGTTCCTGCAATCGTTAAAACTATGTCTGACAATGAGTCAGCTTCAATGGCAGTGATCGAAAACCTTCAACGTGAAGAGTTAACTGCAATTGAAGAAGCTCAAGCCTACCAACAATTGTTAGAGTTAAATCGTTTAACTCAAGCTGAATTAGCAGAACAATTAGGTAAAAGTCAGTCATTTATCGCTAACAAATTACGTTTATTAAAGTTATCACAACCTGTACAACAAGCCTTGCTTGATCGTAAAATTTCAGAACGGCATGGGCGGGCTTTAGTGCGTTTAAATGAAGAACAACAAAAACAAGTTTTAAAAGAGATTTTAAATCAACATTTATCAGTTAAAGAAACCGAAAAGAAAGTTAATCGCTTGATCGTTCCACGGATGAAACCTAAGAAGCCTAAGATTAAGGGTGTTTCTAAGGATGTGAGGTTAGCCGTTAATACAATCAAACAATCAGTTAAAATGGTCAAAGATACAGGTATTAAGGTTAATGTTGAAGAAGAAACAACCGACGACGTTCAAAAGATTATTATTGAAATCCCATTGAATAAGAGAAAGTAATTAAGGAGTGATTAGAATGGGGCGGATTATTGCGCTTGCTAACCAAAAGGGTGGTGTTGGTAAAACAACTACCAGCATTAACTTGGGCGCTTGTTTAGCTAAATTAGGTAAAAAAGTATTATTGATTGATGCCGATGCCCAAGGAAATGCAACTAGCGGTTTGGGAATTCGCAAAGCCGATATTAAAGCGGATGTATACGATGTTTTAGTCAATGAAACACCTATTACAGACGTAATTATTCATACATCACGTGAAAATTTAGACATTGTACCCGCAACAATTCAATTATCAGGGGCTGAAATTGAATTAACTTCACAAATGGCACGTGAAAAGCGTTTAGCGGATGCAGTTTTACCAATTCGTGATAGTTATGACTATATTTTAATTGATTGTCCTCCTTCATTAGGAATGTTGACAATCAATGCATTCACAACTTGTGATGCAATTTTAATTCCTGTTCAAAGTGAATACTACGCTTTGGAAGGTTTAAGCCAATTATTAAACACAATTCAATTAGTTCAAAAGCACTTCAATCCAAACTTGAAGATTGAAGGGGTACTTTTAACAATGCTTGATGCACGGACTAATTTAGGAAATGAAGTTGTTGAAGAAGTTAAACGTTTCTTCAAGGACAAGGTTTACCAAACAATTATCCCAAGAAATGTACGTTTATCAGAAGCTCCAAGTCATGGTATGTCAATTATCGACTATGATCCAGCATCTCGTGGAGCTAAAGAATACATGGCATTAGCAAAGGAGGTTCTAGCAGCTCATGGCGAATAAGAAAGGACTCGGACGCGGTATTAACGCGCTCTTTAGTGATTTTACTGAAGAAAAAGAAATTGACGAAAAAGTTGAAGAATTACAATTAAGTGAAATTCGTCCTAATCCATACCAACCACGTAAGACATTTGATGAAGAAAATCTTCATGATTTAGCAGAATCAATTCGTAAAAATGGTGTTTTCCAACCAATCATTGTGCGGAAATCAAGTGTAATGGGATACGAAATTATCGCCGGTGAACGTCGTTTTAGAGCTTCTAAAATGGCTAATCAAGACAAGATTCCAGCAATTGTACGTGCTATCGATGATGAACAAATGATGGAAATTGCAGTCTTGGAAAACCTCCAACGTGAAGATTTAAGTCCATTAGAAGAAGCTCAAGCATACAGTACTTTAATGGAAAACTTAAAGATCACTCAATCTGAATTATCAGAACGATTAGGTAAATCACGTCCATATATTGCTAATTACTTGCGTTTATTAGACTTGCCTACTGAAGTTAAAAGTATGCTTCAAAATGGACAACTTTCAATGGGACAAGCACGGACTTTATTAGCTTTAAAAGATAAAGATAAGCTCGTTGATTTAGCTAAAAGAACAGTCAAAGAGAATTTAACAGTGCGTCAATTGGAACAAATTGTTAATGAAATGAACGGCAAGAAGAAAATCAAAAAAGATAAAAAGAAAAAATTATCACCATACTTGCTTGAAAGCCAAACTCAATTACAAGAGAAGTTTGGAACTAAAGTGGCGATTAAAGCCAACGAAAAAACTGGTAAGGGTAAGATTGAAATCAGTTATCTTTCAACAGAGGACTTTAACCGTATTTTAGATGTATTAAACATTGAATTATAATTTGTCCGATGAGGTGAACTTAATGAAAGACTATGATTTAAATGATATTGTAGAAATGAAAAAGGCTCATCCTTGTGGTGCTAATCAATGGAAGATAATACGAATGGGCATGGATATTAAAATTGAATGCACAAACTGCAATCATTTAGTGATGATGCCACGGCGTGAATTTGAACGCAAACTCAAGAAAATTTTAATTAAAGCAAACAACTAGAAAGAAGTGTTCTCAATGGCCTTAACAGCCGGAATCGTTGGTTTACCTAACGTTGGTAAGTCAACATTATTTAATGCAATTACCAAAGCGGGTGCTGAAATGGCAAACTACCCCTTTGCTACAATCGATCCTAACGTTGGAATGGTTGAAGTTCCAGATAAACGTTTAGCACGTATCGATGAAATTATTCCTGCAAAGAAAATCGTACATACTACATTTGAATTTACTGATATTGCTGGAATCGTAAAGGGTGCAAGTAAGGGTGAAGGTTTAGGAAACAAGTTCCTTGAAAATATTCGCCAAGTAGATGCAATTGTTCACGTAGTCCGTGCTTTTGATGATGATAACATCACTCACGTTTCTGGTAAGGTTGATCCAATTGATGATATCAATACAATCAACTTAGAATTAGTTTTAGCTGACTTGGATTCAATCAACAAACGCTATACTCGTGTTGAAAAAGTAGCTAAAACAGGTCGTGATAAAGAAGCTCAAGCAGAATTTGCTGTTCTTCAAAAAATCAAACCAGTCTTAGAAGAAGGCAAGCCAGTTCGTTCAATCGAATTTAATGATGAAGAACAAAAAATCGTTAAAGGATTATTCTTATTAACATCTAAGCCAGTGTTA from Ligilactobacillus cholophilus harbors:
- a CDS encoding folate family ECF transporter S component is translated as MSKLSWKSPKLNIRTVTVSALLLALQIILGKLSIGDPTVLKVGLGFIGTGLIGYLLGPWLGGVLLVLEDIVSHTIFSSGSVFFPGFTFSAFFTGVIAGMFLYQQKITWQRMFIYEFVQILVSNVIFTTLWLYILSMTSAHHTTFMALLAVRMPKEIISWPIESLVMFVILRAVSKIKMDAIKNN
- a CDS encoding metal ABC transporter permease, translating into MFDYAFMRYAFTAGIFIALICSVMGVFVIARQTSFFTHTLSEIGFSGASFGVWLGISPLAGMLLFTCCSALFIGLSGEKVSRRESSISVFSGLFLGLGVLFLSLSNKQANYATSILFGSIVGIDATNLRDLVCLSIFLLILIFFTFRKLAYSSFDAQGAEYNQNFNKLISILFLVMLALTVSITAQIIGALLIFVLLTIPASAAKYYVHSLWKMIGLTFIFALTGIWLGLTLSYLTDWPVSFFITVIESLIYGSAILKQRIAERHK
- a CDS encoding ATP-binding cassette domain-containing protein, whose translation is MDSILKVNGLSIQFSGRTLFKDLNFEIPQNALTCITGENGVGKSTLVKHLLQDLDHNYTIHTHFAITRDKVQYVPQLRNIDDEYPLCIRDFVALGFKHRILPWNSKAMNAKLDAILKDTKLDEIQNQPLGRASGGEKQRAYLAQALCSNPELLILDEATASLDRTAKHFLLKLLKKIMAKRNLTVLFITHDAELIDQYADYELHLANQTALMAKKGEA
- a CDS encoding metal ABC transporter solute-binding protein, Zn/Mn family; this translates as MQKYFKKIIFLIGICLLGVTLAGCNQSATKQHQQKLTKIDVVATTNFYGQIAQKVLGDHGKVTSIIDSPNVDPHDFTPTVSTAKTVAKANLVIYNGVGYDTWVKRLQGTKYLSVANVVHAKDGDNEHLWYDPQNIAKLTDALVTQYSKMLPQYHDDFVQNAKKYKQQLQQLETKIQQIKKLKHNKKVAVSEPAFDYALKAMGFEIIDEHFSMAVEEDSDPSYTDIAKLQNAIKNHEIAFFVLNKQSESKLVNNIANLCKQENTPIVKVTETMPSNVSYIEWFNSELDQILKIVQQ
- the rsmG gene encoding 16S rRNA (guanine(527)-N(7))-methyltransferase RsmG, which translates into the protein MTPEEFKQALMEHGIELTDQQMQQFETYYEFLVQANQYVNLTAITAKKDVYLKHFYDSLLPVIELQELRNDVTLCDVGAGAGFPSIPMKIVFPQIKVTIVDSLNKRIKFLEELVSRLDLQDVSLHHARAEEFAGKKSKFRESFDYVTARAVARMTVLTELCLPLVKIGGKFIALKAQKTKEELGDATKAIQALGGKLIADEETALPITHDERHLVVIEKVKATPKQYPRKAGTPNRNPIK
- the noc gene encoding nucleoid occlusion protein, producing MAFFWNKKKQSVKSTEDHPETQVEKIEIKQIIPNRFQPRQVFSQQKITELAETIKEHGLLQPIVLREYEENKYEIIAGERRFRAIKYLGWSEVPAIVKTMSDNESASMAVIENLQREELTAIEEAQAYQQLLELNRLTQAELAEQLGKSQSFIANKLRLLKLSQPVQQALLDRKISERHGRALVRLNEEQQKQVLKEILNQHLSVKETEKKVNRLIVPRMKPKKPKIKGVSKDVRLAVNTIKQSVKMVKDTGIKVNVEEETTDDVQKIIIEIPLNKRK
- a CDS encoding ParA family protein, with product MGRIIALANQKGGVGKTTTSINLGACLAKLGKKVLLIDADAQGNATSGLGIRKADIKADVYDVLVNETPITDVIIHTSRENLDIVPATIQLSGAEIELTSQMAREKRLADAVLPIRDSYDYILIDCPPSLGMLTINAFTTCDAILIPVQSEYYALEGLSQLLNTIQLVQKHFNPNLKIEGVLLTMLDARTNLGNEVVEEVKRFFKDKVYQTIIPRNVRLSEAPSHGMSIIDYDPASRGAKEYMALAKEVLAAHGE
- a CDS encoding ParB/RepB/Spo0J family partition protein codes for the protein MANKKGLGRGINALFSDFTEEKEIDEKVEELQLSEIRPNPYQPRKTFDEENLHDLAESIRKNGVFQPIIVRKSSVMGYEIIAGERRFRASKMANQDKIPAIVRAIDDEQMMEIAVLENLQREDLSPLEEAQAYSTLMENLKITQSELSERLGKSRPYIANYLRLLDLPTEVKSMLQNGQLSMGQARTLLALKDKDKLVDLAKRTVKENLTVRQLEQIVNEMNGKKKIKKDKKKKLSPYLLESQTQLQEKFGTKVAIKANEKTGKGKIEISYLSTEDFNRILDVLNIEL
- a CDS encoding DUF951 domain-containing protein is translated as MKDYDLNDIVEMKKAHPCGANQWKIIRMGMDIKIECTNCNHLVMMPRREFERKLKKILIKANN
- the ychF gene encoding redox-regulated ATPase YchF is translated as MALTAGIVGLPNVGKSTLFNAITKAGAEMANYPFATIDPNVGMVEVPDKRLARIDEIIPAKKIVHTTFEFTDIAGIVKGASKGEGLGNKFLENIRQVDAIVHVVRAFDDDNITHVSGKVDPIDDINTINLELVLADLDSINKRYTRVEKVAKTGRDKEAQAEFAVLQKIKPVLEEGKPVRSIEFNDEEQKIVKGLFLLTSKPVLYVANIAEDDMADPDANKYMPQIKEYLAENDPGSEVIGVAAGTEEEIAEMDEEEKKEFLEMEGVDEPGLNRLIRASYKLLGLETFFTAGGKETRAWTFKRGMKAPKVAGIIHSDFERGFIRAETVSFDDLDKYGSMQAVKEAGKMRLEGKDYVVQDGDIIEFRFNV